The Anaerotignum propionicum DSM 1682 sequence TTCCTTCAAATTATGGGAATCTCAGAAATATTTAACCATGACTCGTCATGCTTATGCATCTGCAATTATTACAATGAGCTTGCAGAAATTTAATGCATTGCCTGAGGATGTGCAGGTTGCATTCAAGGAAGCTGCACAGGAAGCTGCTGAATATGAACGTCAGTGGGTTGCAGATAACGAAGCAAGCCAGCTGGAGGATATTAAAGCAAACGGCGTAGAAGTAGTTGAAAATCCTGATATTGAATCCTTTAAAACCGCGGTACAGCCTACTTATGATAAATATGGCTCCAAGTATTCAGATTTAATTGCGCAGATTCAAGATGTATTAAGCAAATAATTAATTTGCTTAAGTTAAGGGAGGGCTACTTATGTCAGTCATAACATTTTTTAGAAAACTAAGCGATGCCATTAACAAAGTGTGTTTGACAATTTGTGTAGCCCTTCTGGGCGCAATGGTAGTAACTACATCTGTTCAAATCATTTGCCGTGTATTTTTTACAGCAATCTCTTGGAGCGAAGAGCTTGCCAGATATTTTTTGATTTGGACCTCCCTGCTTGGGGCGGGTTGTGTTTATAAATCAGGAAGCAATATTGCAGTTTTGTTTGTTCAGGGCTTATTGCCTCAAGGGTTGAAAAAATTTGCAAAAATTTTGGTTCACATTTTGTGCGGATTCTTTTTTGCCCTTGCAATTTACCACGGCATTCGTTATATGGGGATGATGGGTATACAAAAATCAGCGTCTTTACATATTCCAATGAAATTCATGTATTTAGCCATCCCTTTGGGTTGTGGCATTATGGAATTTCATGTAATTGATGCAATTTTAGGTGAAATATTTGGGAAGGAGGGAGAAGAATCATGAGCATTGTGTTGTTTGGAGTATTTATTCTATGCTTAATCATTGGAGTGCCGGTTGCATTTTCTATTGGTCTGGCGGCTGTGGCAGTTCTTTTTGCCGGTGGGGTTGACAGGCTGGTGGTTGTTCAAAGAATGTTTGCAGCTTCCGATTCCTTTTCTCTGATTGCAATTCCCTTTTTTATCTTTGCAGGTGATTTATTGGCAAGCGGGGCAATCAGCAAGCGTTTGGTTGCTTTTGCTGAATCTTTGGTAGGTGGCATTCGAGGAGGCCTTTCCATTGTTTCTGTTGTTGCAGGTATGTTTTTTGCCGCAATTTCAGGTTCCGGTGCCGCCACCACTGCAGCAGTTGGTGCAACCTTAATTCCTGAATTAAAGGATAGGGGTTATCATGCAGAATCTTCTGCGGCTTTAATTGCCTCTGCGGGAACAATTGGTGTTGTAATCCCTCCTTCAGTGCCTATGGTTTTGTATGCTGTGGTTGCGGAGCAGAGCGTAACGAAGCTGTTTC is a genomic window containing:
- a CDS encoding TRAP transporter small permease, coding for MSVITFFRKLSDAINKVCLTICVALLGAMVVTTSVQIICRVFFTAISWSEELARYFLIWTSLLGAGCVYKSGSNIAVLFVQGLLPQGLKKFAKILVHILCGFFFALAIYHGIRYMGMMGIQKSASLHIPMKFMYLAIPLGCGIMEFHVIDAILGEIFGKEGEES